One segment of Bradyrhizobium sp. WD16 DNA contains the following:
- a CDS encoding bifunctional 2-polyprenyl-6-hydroxyphenol methylase/3-demethylubiquinol 3-O-methyltransferase UbiG encodes MLATAFRSPRYSIVDVQNFLRARALADKADASIDKAKFQEVIDRHRTEGYDSYKYFDKRMWLRTKMMRVIEIGLDRMEASSVLDLGCGAGYFLYCCKFLGHDVHGLDLPDYAFYNSMTAFFGIPKAGFRIEAGKELPKLGRRFDVITAHQICFNGHKTPNLWSAADWEFFVDDLERNLLNPGGTIALEFNPEPGVGFYQDEVKAYFASRGARMFRGRVILSADMSAAGMSRPGSVLRSVEGAAR; translated from the coding sequence ATGCTTGCAACAGCTTTCCGGTCGCCGCGCTACTCAATCGTCGATGTACAGAACTTCCTCCGCGCCCGGGCCCTCGCCGACAAGGCCGACGCGTCGATCGACAAGGCGAAATTCCAGGAGGTGATCGACCGCCACCGGACCGAGGGCTACGACAGCTACAAGTATTTCGACAAGCGGATGTGGCTGCGTACCAAGATGATGCGCGTGATCGAGATCGGGCTGGATCGGATGGAAGCGTCGTCGGTGCTGGATCTCGGCTGCGGCGCCGGCTATTTCCTGTATTGCTGCAAGTTCCTCGGGCACGATGTTCATGGTCTCGATCTGCCCGACTACGCCTTCTACAATTCGATGACGGCATTCTTCGGCATCCCGAAGGCCGGTTTCCGCATCGAGGCCGGCAAGGAGCTGCCGAAGCTCGGCCGACGCTTCGACGTCATTACGGCGCATCAGATCTGCTTCAACGGTCACAAGACGCCGAACCTGTGGAGTGCCGCCGACTGGGAATTCTTCGTCGATGATCTCGAGCGGAATCTTCTCAATCCCGGGGGCACCATCGCGCTCGAATTCAATCCCGAGCCGGGCGTCGGCTTCTACCAGGACGAGGTGAAGGCATACTTCGCCTCGCGTGGCGCCAGGATGTTCCGGGGGCGGGTCATTCTGTCCGCCGATATGAGCGCGGCGGGCATGAGCCGACCGGGAAGCGTGCTGCGGAGCGTCGAGGGAGCCGCGCGCTGA
- a CDS encoding cytochrome c has protein sequence MKRAGAGFGVGLVVLTLAATALPAAAGESWHAAVQNCTWCHGTAGQGFATAPRLAGQRPRYVENQLRSFANHTRDNPFSQQYMWGAAAALRPDAARELAAYFATLPPKPANDGDRDLAATGRTLYLDGLPEANVASCLACHGPNAEGIREIPRLGGLSYDYLKRRLAQWGQGYHSAPDSPMPRVAVSLSPDQIEALASYLSFVR, from the coding sequence ATGAAGCGCGCTGGAGCTGGATTTGGCGTTGGGCTCGTCGTCCTGACGCTGGCCGCGACGGCGCTGCCGGCCGCGGCCGGCGAGAGCTGGCACGCGGCGGTGCAGAATTGCACCTGGTGTCACGGCACGGCGGGGCAGGGCTTCGCCACGGCGCCACGGCTCGCCGGCCAGCGGCCGCGCTACGTCGAGAACCAGCTCCGCAGCTTCGCCAACCACACGCGGGACAATCCGTTCTCGCAGCAATACATGTGGGGCGCTGCAGCTGCGCTGCGTCCCGATGCCGCCCGCGAGCTTGCCGCCTATTTCGCGACGCTGCCGCCGAAGCCGGCCAATGACGGCGACCGCGATCTTGCCGCGACGGGACGCACGCTCTATCTCGACGGCCTGCCTGAGGCCAATGTCGCGTCCTGTCTTGCCTGCCACGGTCCCAACGCCGAGGGCATCCGGGAGATTCCGCGTCTCGGGGGGCTGTCCTACGATTATCTCAAGCGCCGGCTCGCGCAGTGGGGGCAGGGCTACCACTCGGCGCCGGACTCGCCGATGCCGCGCGTCGCCGTCAGCCTGTCGCCGGATCAGATCGAGGCGCTGGCCTCCTATCTCAGCTTCGTCCGATAG
- a CDS encoding c-type cytochrome has product MRRIDPRTALQAAAFAAALAVTGSSGPGRAATAGGHDFQAKVEFCKTCHGLSGQGYRGYFPMPRLAGQPSEYFENQLRAFAGRHRTNTIMAGVARSLSPPMIAALAAHFRSLDPPPIGGGPRAQAGRGKTIFELGIPEANVPACSACHGDDGRGRNEIPRLAGQLYEYTVAKLANWSKERTDSNAAVMGPTSHNLTASQIAAVAAYVSDLK; this is encoded by the coding sequence ATGAGACGCATCGATCCCCGAACGGCCTTGCAGGCGGCGGCGTTCGCGGCCGCGCTCGCGGTGACCGGCAGCTCCGGTCCGGGGCGCGCGGCCACCGCGGGCGGCCACGACTTCCAGGCCAAGGTCGAGTTCTGCAAGACCTGCCATGGCCTCTCGGGCCAGGGCTATCGCGGCTATTTTCCGATGCCGCGTCTCGCCGGCCAGCCGAGCGAGTATTTCGAGAACCAGCTGCGCGCCTTTGCCGGGCGCCACCGCACCAACACGATCATGGCCGGCGTGGCGCGAAGTCTGAGCCCGCCGATGATTGCGGCTCTCGCCGCCCATTTCCGCTCCCTCGATCCACCGCCGATCGGCGGTGGGCCCCGCGCCCAGGCCGGGCGCGGCAAGACGATCTTCGAACTCGGCATTCCCGAGGCCAACGTGCCGGCGTGTTCGGCCTGTCACGGTGACGACGGCAGGGGGCGCAATGAAATCCCGCGCCTCGCCGGGCAGCTTTACGAATACACGGTGGCGAAGCTCGCCAACTGGTCGAAAGAGCGCACGGACAGCAACGCGGCCGTGATGGGCCCGACTTCGCACAACCTCACTGCGTCGCAGATCGCGGCGGTGGCAGCCTATGTGAGCGACCTGAAATGA
- a CDS encoding outer membrane protein, whose amino-acid sequence MKKSIYACAATLAVMTAVPAMAADLAVQAPPSFVERFTWTGCYLGGHVGGGFAHNDITDPVALVQDSFGAGPTVGATTVSPSSSGVVIGGQIGCDYQFAPSWVVGIEGAASGATISGDTTVPLPLGLAGETALVNAKTDFLGSVTGRLGFTVDRVLFYGKAGVAWAGGKYIDSGTFLGTTFRFEGPQTRTGWTAGGGVEWAFSPHWSTFIEYDYYGFGSRDTLMSDPINVLSGTVSTKLNVQVVKAGVNFHMWSAGL is encoded by the coding sequence ATGAAGAAGTCGATATACGCCTGTGCCGCGACGCTCGCCGTGATGACGGCCGTGCCCGCCATGGCTGCGGATCTCGCGGTCCAGGCGCCGCCGTCGTTCGTCGAGCGTTTCACCTGGACCGGCTGCTATCTCGGCGGTCATGTCGGCGGCGGCTTTGCCCATAACGACATCACCGATCCGGTGGCGCTTGTGCAGGATTCATTCGGTGCCGGACCGACGGTCGGAGCGACGACGGTCAGCCCGTCGTCGAGCGGCGTCGTGATCGGCGGCCAGATCGGCTGCGACTACCAGTTCGCGCCGAGCTGGGTCGTCGGCATCGAAGGTGCGGCGTCGGGCGCCACGATCAGCGGCGACACCACCGTGCCGCTGCCGCTCGGCTTGGCCGGCGAGACGGCGCTCGTGAACGCCAAGACCGACTTTCTCGGCAGCGTGACCGGCCGCCTCGGCTTCACCGTCGACCGGGTGCTGTTCTACGGCAAGGCCGGCGTCGCCTGGGCCGGCGGCAAGTACATCGACAGCGGCACCTTCCTCGGCACGACGTTCCGCTTCGAGGGACCGCAAACCCGCACCGGCTGGACCGCCGGCGGCGGCGTCGAATGGGCGTTCTCGCCGCATTGGTCGACCTTCATCGAATACGACTATTACGGCTTCGGCAGCCGTGACACGTTGATGTCCGACCCGATCAACGTCTTGTCCGGCACGGTGTCCACCAAGCTCAACGTTCAGGTCGTCAAGGCCGGCGTGAATTTCCACATGTGGTCGGCCGGATTGTGA
- a CDS encoding cytochrome C, producing MEPRGLPTAVLTAIIAAVIAVFLSLGFAPEANALPSFARQTGQPCGTCHTDFPALTPFGRRFKLLGYTAGGGQFRTTPFSSPGDDRAQAEKLQRYLKAAPSGSDGDSKEWVPPISMMAVVGYTNTQAPLPPPTDPYRPNDNVIVSPFSGFWGGAITDNIGAFAQVTYNAPPAGGFPDPFGHTWTWDNTDVRFASTATIGPLDVIYGITANNNPTVQDVWNTTPAWSFPYSASTIAPTPGAKTLIEGAFAAHVAGVGAYTFINDMLYLEITGYRTLGFSAQNWLGTDPFGAPGQFDGVAPYWRVALEPHWGRHSWMLGTFGMQFAVNPWLDPTFASGSTGTFGLSDKFTDIGFDTQYQYQGDNYWLTLRGSWIREFQRLDASFTNGAASNPTNELNSMHLQASFAYGGDNRVVLTGQYFNIWGSSDVLAYGGLASGFSPDSNGWMAEIAYIPFGLSKAPGWPWFNARIALQYTNYDKFEGTSVGAKDHNTLFLHAWFAM from the coding sequence GTGGAGCCGCGCGGTCTTCCCACTGCTGTCCTGACCGCCATCATCGCGGCCGTGATCGCGGTCTTCCTCAGTCTCGGGTTCGCGCCGGAGGCGAATGCTCTCCCGAGTTTCGCACGGCAGACCGGACAACCTTGCGGCACCTGTCATACCGATTTTCCGGCGCTGACGCCGTTCGGGCGTCGCTTCAAGCTGCTCGGCTACACCGCCGGCGGTGGGCAATTCCGCACCACGCCGTTCTCCTCGCCCGGTGACGATCGCGCCCAGGCCGAGAAGCTGCAGCGCTATCTCAAGGCCGCGCCATCGGGCAGCGACGGCGACAGCAAGGAGTGGGTGCCGCCGATCTCGATGATGGCGGTCGTGGGCTACACCAACACCCAGGCGCCGCTGCCGCCGCCGACCGATCCGTACAGGCCGAACGACAACGTCATCGTCTCGCCGTTCAGCGGTTTCTGGGGCGGCGCGATCACCGACAATATCGGCGCCTTCGCCCAGGTGACCTACAACGCGCCGCCCGCCGGCGGTTTTCCGGATCCGTTCGGCCACACCTGGACCTGGGACAACACCGATGTCCGCTTCGCTTCCACGGCGACGATCGGCCCGCTCGATGTGATCTACGGCATCACGGCAAACAACAATCCGACAGTCCAGGACGTCTGGAATACGACGCCCGCCTGGTCCTTCCCTTATTCGGCATCGACCATCGCGCCGACCCCGGGGGCCAAGACCTTGATCGAAGGCGCCTTCGCCGCGCACGTCGCCGGCGTCGGCGCCTACACCTTCATCAACGACATGCTCTATCTCGAGATCACGGGATACCGCACGCTTGGCTTCAGCGCCCAGAACTGGCTCGGCACCGATCCGTTCGGCGCCCCGGGCCAGTTCGACGGCGTGGCGCCGTACTGGCGCGTCGCGCTCGAACCGCATTGGGGCCGTCATTCCTGGATGCTGGGTACCTTCGGAATGCAGTTCGCCGTCAACCCCTGGCTCGATCCGACCTTCGCGTCGGGCTCGACCGGGACCTTCGGCCTGTCGGATAAATTCACCGATATCGGCTTCGATACGCAGTACCAGTACCAGGGCGACAACTACTGGCTGACATTGCGCGGCAGCTGGATCCGCGAATTCCAGCGCCTTGACGCCAGCTTCACCAATGGCGCGGCCAGCAATCCGACCAACGAACTCAATTCCATGCATCTGCAGGCGTCGTTCGCCTATGGCGGCGACAACCGCGTCGTGCTCACCGGACAGTATTTCAACATCTGGGGCTCGTCGGACGTGCTGGCCTATGGCGGCCTCGCCAGCGGGTTCAGTCCCGACAGCAACGGCTGGATGGCGGAAATCGCCTACATCCCGTTCGGCCTGAGCAAGGCGCCGGGATGGCCGTGGTTCAACGCCCGCATCGCGCTGCAATACACCAATTACGACAAATTCGAAGGCACTTCGGTCGGTGCCAAGGACCACAACACGCTGTTCCTGCACGCCTGGTTCGCGATGTAG